The sequence below is a genomic window from Bosea sp. F3-2.
AGGTTGGTCGCGCTCAACAGCCCGGCAAACAGCGCTGCCCAGCCCGCAGGCGTCATCGCGCTCTCCCCTGCCCGGTTCGCAGCATCATGAGGAGAGGCCGCCCGTCAGCGTCGGCAGGTCGAGCGGGCGGAAGCCGTAATGGGCGAGCCAGCGCACATCCGCCTCGAAGAAGGGGCGCAGATCCGGCATGCCATATTTCAGCATGGCAATGCGGTCGATGCCCATGCCCCAGGCGAAGCCCTGATAGACCTCCGGGTCGAGCCCGCAATTGCGCAGCACGTTCGGATGGACCATGCCGCAACCGAGGATCTCCAGCCAGTCGTCGCCCTCGCCGAAGCGGATCTCGCCGCCCTTGCGCGAGCACTGGATGTCGACCTCCATCGAGGGCTCGGTGAAGGGGAAGAAGGACGGCCGGAAGCGCATCTTCACATCGTCGATCTCGAAGAACGACTTGCAGAACTCTTCGAGGATCCACTTCAGATGGCCGAGATGGGCGCTCTTGTCGATGACGAGACCCTCGACCTGATGGAACATCGGCGTGTGGGTCTGGTCGGAGTCGTTGCGATAGGTCCGGCCCGGGCAGATCACGCGGATCGGCGGTTCCTGCGCCAGCATGGTGCGCACCTGCACCGGCGAAGTATGGGTGCGCAGCAGCTTGCGCTCGCCATTGGCATCCGGCGCAAAGAAGAAGGTGTCGTGCATCTCCCGCGCCGGGTGGCCGACCGGGAAGTTCAGCTTGGTGAAGTTGAGGTCGTCGGTCTCGACATCCGGCCCCTCGGCGATGGCGAAGCCCATGTCGCCGAAGATCGCGGTGATCTCGTCGATGACCTGGCTGATCGGATGGATGCGGCCGCGTGCCTCCGGGCCGTCCTGAACCGGCAGCGACACGTCGACGCGCTCGGAGGCGAGTCTGGCCTCCAGGGCAGCCTCGCCCAGCGCTTCCTTGCGGGCGACGATGGCGCCCTGCACGCGGTCGCGCAGGCCGTTGATCAGCGGCCCCTTCTCCTTGCGCTCATCCGGCGTCATCGCGCCCAGCGTCTTGAGCAGCGCCGAGATCGAGCCCGACTTGCCGAGCGCAGAAATCCGCACATCCTCGACGGCGGCTTCGTCGGCGGCGGTGTCGATCGCAACGAGGACGTCGCGTTCCAGGGTGGCGATATCGGTCATGAACGGGTCGCAAGCGTTGAAGGCGTGGGAACGGGCGCGTTCTAGCGGGAACGGCCGGCTTATGCCAGAGCGAAGCGACGCTTTGCCGAACAACCCGGCGCAGCCGACGCCGATGCAGGAGGATGCCTTGCCCGACAACACCCATCAGAAGGAATCGCCGTCCTATCGGCTCGCCGCGCTCGACCCGGATTTCATCCTCGGCGATTCGACTCGCGGCGTGCGTTTCATGCTGGAGTACCAGAAGGCGGAAGATCATCTGCGGGCGCGCGGCGTCGTCTCGACCATCGTCGTCTTCGGCTCGGCGCGCGTGCGCGAGGGCAATCCCTGGTACGAGGCGGCCAGACAGTTCGGCCGCATCGCCTCGGAGCGGGGCGGCGCGCTGCAGGACGGCGAGGCCGGGCGCCATCACGTTATCGCCACCGGCGGCGGGCCGGGCATCATGGAAGCGGCCAATCGCGGCGCGACCGAAGCCGGCGCGCTCTCGATCGGCTTCAACATCACCCTGCCGCATGAGCAGGAGCCCAATGCCTGGTCGACGCCCGACCTGACCTTCCGCTTCCACTATTTCGCGATGCGCAAGATGCATCTGGCGATGCGCGCTGCGGCGCTGGTGGTGTTTCCCGGCGGCTTCGGCACGCTGGACGAGCTGTTCGAGATCATGACGCTGGTGCAGACCGGCAAGATGGGGCCGGTGCCGATCGTGCTCTACGATTCCAACTACTGGCAGGGTCTGCTCAATCTCGACCGGATGGAAGCGGCCGGCTTCATCCGCCCGGAGGACCTGAAACTGTTCAGCTACGCGGACACACCGGAAGAGGCCTATGACCGGATCGTCGCGGGCGCGGGTGACGGCTGGCATCCGCCGGGCAACGGCAGCGTGCAGACATAGTCCAAAAAGGAGAAGGCCGGCGTTGCCGCCGGCCTTCTCCAAACCAGATCAGTTCAAACCGCTCAGGCGGCCTGGGCCTGCGGCTGCCCAAGCGCGCCCTTGACCGTCTCGACCACGGCAGCGAACGAAGCTGCATCGTCGATGGCCATCGCCGACAGGGTCTTGCGGTCGAGCTCAATGCCGGCCTTGATCAGGCCGCCGATGAAGACCGAATAGGTCAGGCCGTGCTCACGCACCGCAGCGTTGAGGCGCTGGATCCAGAGAGCGCGGAACGAGCGCTTCTTGTTCTTGCGGTCG
It includes:
- the pheS gene encoding phenylalanine--tRNA ligase subunit alpha, with the protein product MTDIATLERDVLVAIDTAADEAAVEDVRISALGKSGSISALLKTLGAMTPDERKEKGPLINGLRDRVQGAIVARKEALGEAALEARLASERVDVSLPVQDGPEARGRIHPISQVIDEITAIFGDMGFAIAEGPDVETDDLNFTKLNFPVGHPAREMHDTFFFAPDANGERKLLRTHTSPVQVRTMLAQEPPIRVICPGRTYRNDSDQTHTPMFHQVEGLVIDKSAHLGHLKWILEEFCKSFFEIDDVKMRFRPSFFPFTEPSMEVDIQCSRKGGEIRFGEGDDWLEILGCGMVHPNVLRNCGLDPEVYQGFAWGMGIDRIAMLKYGMPDLRPFFEADVRWLAHYGFRPLDLPTLTGGLSS
- a CDS encoding TIGR00730 family Rossman fold protein — protein: MQEDALPDNTHQKESPSYRLAALDPDFILGDSTRGVRFMLEYQKAEDHLRARGVVSTIVVFGSARVREGNPWYEAARQFGRIASERGGALQDGEAGRHHVIATGGGPGIMEAANRGATEAGALSIGFNITLPHEQEPNAWSTPDLTFRFHYFAMRKMHLAMRAAALVVFPGGFGTLDELFEIMTLVQTGKMGPVPIVLYDSNYWQGLLNLDRMEAAGFIRPEDLKLFSYADTPEEAYDRIVAGAGDGWHPPGNGSVQT
- the rplT gene encoding 50S ribosomal protein L20 codes for the protein MARVKRGVTAHAKHKKTLKAAKGFYGRRKNTIRAAKAAVDRSMQYAYRDRKNKKRSFRALWIQRLNAAVREHGLTYSVFIGGLIKAGIELDRKTLSAMAIDDAASFAAVVETVKGALGQPQAQAA